One region of Exiguobacterium acetylicum genomic DNA includes:
- a CDS encoding ABC transporter ATP-binding protein, whose protein sequence is MSPVLSVTDLTYQIKDQSLLSNISFHIRKKASIGIIGESGSGKTTLGRLILGLLKPTHGLISLHGKVFPSGQRNERRAIQAVFQHPLASFNPEWTVRESILEPFRQHRPILRHFPATSEEDLMTALALAVGVEEQLFDRLPYQLSGGQIQRAAIARAISIEPDIIVMDEPTTGLDVVSRSQIIELLERLQQTLGVSLVLISHDIDFIRRLCSETLVLRDGRAVDLIDRLESGGAYTQRFVEAGTW, encoded by the coding sequence ATGTCACCAGTCTTATCCGTAACAGATCTTACTTATCAGATAAAGGATCAGTCCCTCTTGTCGAATATCTCGTTTCACATTAGGAAAAAGGCGTCAATTGGCATCATCGGGGAAAGTGGGAGTGGCAAGACGACACTTGGACGATTGATCCTCGGTCTGCTTAAACCTACACATGGTTTGATTTCCTTACATGGAAAGGTATTTCCGAGTGGGCAACGAAACGAGCGACGAGCTATTCAAGCCGTCTTTCAACATCCTCTCGCTTCCTTTAATCCAGAATGGACGGTGCGGGAATCGATTCTTGAACCGTTTCGTCAGCATCGTCCGATCTTGCGGCATTTCCCAGCGACGTCAGAAGAGGATCTCATGACTGCCCTCGCACTTGCGGTCGGGGTCGAGGAACAGTTATTCGATCGATTGCCCTATCAATTGAGCGGGGGACAAATTCAGCGTGCCGCGATTGCCCGCGCGATTTCGATTGAACCCGACATCATTGTGATGGATGAGCCGACGACGGGGCTTGATGTCGTCTCCCGCTCACAGATCATCGAACTACTAGAACGCTTGCAACAGACACTTGGTGTCAGTCTTGTATTGATCTCGCATGATATCGACTTCATCCGGCGTCTCTGTTCGGAAACACTCGTCTTACGTGACGGTCGTGCTGTTGATTTGATTGATCGATTGGAATCAGGTGGTGCGTATACCCAACGATTCGTCGAGGCCGGAACATGGTGA
- the nikA gene encoding nickel ABC transporter substrate-binding protein, which translates to MSTYKTASLIGSVFLGLTLAGCAASDTPQEQNHLTFVYNFATQSLDPHRDSSYVPLRAGVTETLVRLDDERLTVEPWLAKKWSYEGKRTWRIVLQEDVTFHNGKKLDAAAVKSSLERSIDENPGVKNALNIETIKTDGPDLLIQTKTTYPEFISELVNPNTAIIDTKASGVTKEPMGTGPFQVERFAPGTKVELKRFKSYWQEQAKLDSVDFVFNEDAGARTNALRAGQADIVYRPEIESIKQLKSEGLTVQATDTFRVHQLTMNVANGPMQSLEVRQAMDALINRQQLVDHVLQGYAVPARGPFLSSFPFAPNYPQQEQKTPEEWLKQAGYTKQNGRMQKDGRPLKLTLLTYAARPDLPLIAQVIQDDAKKIGVAITIKQIDVPEEYMASNRDWDIATYSNLTAPRGDAGYYLNATYHPNGGLNFSRVADPKLTKQIETLNETIQIEERSRLAEQIARYVDEKRYNSFLLYPSTLVAYDSKRVKGWKTEKSEYYMITNTLQVTD; encoded by the coding sequence ATGTCTACATATAAAACTGCGAGCCTCATCGGCAGTGTCTTCCTCGGTTTGACACTTGCCGGTTGTGCTGCTTCTGATACGCCACAAGAGCAAAACCATTTGACGTTCGTCTATAACTTCGCGACACAATCGCTCGATCCGCATCGCGACAGCAGTTATGTTCCGCTTCGAGCAGGCGTGACGGAGACGCTCGTCCGTCTTGATGACGAACGATTGACGGTCGAACCGTGGCTTGCGAAAAAATGGTCGTACGAAGGAAAGCGAACATGGCGGATCGTCTTACAGGAAGACGTGACGTTCCATAACGGGAAAAAACTTGATGCGGCAGCCGTCAAATCGTCTCTCGAACGCTCGATTGACGAAAATCCCGGTGTCAAGAATGCCTTGAACATCGAGACGATTAAAACGGACGGACCGGATCTGCTCATTCAAACGAAGACGACATATCCAGAGTTCATCTCGGAACTCGTCAATCCGAACACAGCAATCATCGACACGAAGGCGAGCGGGGTGACGAAGGAACCAATGGGAACCGGTCCGTTCCAAGTCGAGCGGTTCGCTCCGGGAACAAAAGTCGAGTTAAAACGTTTCAAGTCCTATTGGCAAGAACAAGCGAAACTTGATTCCGTTGATTTTGTCTTCAACGAAGATGCTGGCGCACGGACGAACGCTTTGCGTGCCGGACAGGCGGACATCGTCTATCGACCGGAAATCGAGAGTATCAAGCAGTTGAAGTCTGAAGGGTTGACAGTCCAAGCGACGGATACGTTCCGTGTCCATCAGTTGACAATGAATGTCGCGAACGGTCCGATGCAATCGCTTGAAGTCCGACAGGCAATGGATGCTTTAATCAATCGACAGCAACTCGTCGATCACGTCCTCCAAGGATATGCGGTGCCAGCACGTGGTCCATTCCTATCGTCATTCCCATTTGCTCCGAATTATCCGCAACAAGAGCAGAAGACGCCTGAGGAATGGCTCAAACAAGCTGGTTATACAAAACAAAACGGACGGATGCAAAAGGACGGTCGTCCTTTAAAGCTGACGTTATTGACGTATGCGGCTCGACCAGACCTGCCGTTGATCGCTCAAGTCATTCAAGATGACGCGAAAAAGATTGGTGTCGCGATCACGATTAAACAGATCGATGTCCCAGAAGAATACATGGCGAGTAACCGGGACTGGGATATCGCGACGTACAGCAATTTGACAGCTCCGCGTGGGGATGCTGGATATTATTTGAACGCGACCTATCATCCGAACGGGGGACTGAACTTCAGTCGTGTCGCGGATCCGAAGTTGACGAAACAGATCGAGACGTTGAATGAAACGATTCAGATCGAGGAACGTTCACGGCTTGCGGAGCAAATCGCGCGATATGTCGATGAGAAACGCTATAATAGCTTCTTGCTCTATCCTTCAACACTCGTCGCCTATGACAGCAAACGCGTCAAAGGATGGAAAACGGAAAAGAGTGAATACTACATGATCACGAACACGTTGCAGGTGACCGATTGA
- a CDS encoding ABC transporter permease codes for MKKKWLIFGGCLLIFISYTVYINPFNTNVAKRLEPVSFEYWLGTDGLGRDFAARLFLAGLISLGFSLLTVLLTACIGTCLGCLAGFYDGRLKRLIHRLEDGLVIFPDTVLALVIAGLFGASPQSLIFAILLIKWISYARLSETLVTETMQKPYISMARINGLTDRMILRRHILPPIIRQVVVLMSLDVGKVILFLSAFSYIGLGVQAPLPEWGAMLNEGRPYFSSAPRLMLLPGACIVLTVVATMGWTRWMKKKGGHVNDSDSELTRSGETRPSA; via the coding sequence ATGAAAAAAAAATGGCTCATTTTCGGAGGATGTCTACTGATATTTATTTCATATACCGTATATATTAATCCATTTAATACAAACGTAGCTAAAAGACTTGAGCCTGTTTCATTCGAATATTGGCTCGGAACAGACGGTTTAGGACGAGATTTCGCAGCTCGTCTTTTTTTAGCTGGTTTGATATCCTTAGGTTTCAGCCTACTTACGGTATTGCTCACAGCATGCATCGGTACCTGTCTTGGTTGTCTAGCCGGTTTTTATGATGGACGTCTTAAGCGCTTGATTCATCGATTAGAAGATGGTCTCGTGATTTTTCCGGACACCGTTCTAGCACTTGTCATCGCCGGATTATTTGGTGCCAGTCCTCAAAGTTTGATCTTTGCGATTTTACTCATCAAATGGATTTCCTACGCGCGATTAAGTGAGACACTCGTGACCGAGACGATGCAAAAGCCATACATCAGCATGGCACGCATCAACGGGTTAACAGACCGGATGATCTTACGACGCCACATCTTACCGCCCATCATCCGGCAAGTCGTCGTGTTAATGAGTTTGGATGTCGGCAAAGTCATCTTATTCTTATCAGCGTTCTCTTATATCGGGCTTGGTGTCCAAGCACCACTGCCAGAGTGGGGAGCGATGTTGAATGAAGGACGTCCCTATTTCAGTTCGGCACCCCGGCTCATGCTTTTGCCAGGTGCGTGCATCGTCTTGACCGTCGTCGCGACGATGGGATGGACGCGATGGATGAAGAAAAAAGGAGGACACGTAAATGATTCAGATTCGGAGCTTACACGTTCGGGCGAAACACGTCCTTCTGCATGA
- a CDS encoding ABC transporter permease, producing the protein MRSIVKRLLSLSLFTLLITFSCFVLLRLLPGDPVLTLLNIDELSATPEQIEAARRELGYDQPMLVQYVRWLQDILTFRLGNSLQTGRPVIEMLLESYLVTAELALGGILVALLIALPLGIGSALTTRRSVVRLAHLVSMSGAAVPGFWIGLLLVDLFAIRLGWLPVMGREGMTSLVLPALSLGFPLASVYIPLIRLNLRRELNQPYIELARMRGISERTILWRYALRGSVPPVLSVFGLTLGSLAGGVVVLEVLFAYPGVGKLMVDAILQRDYPLIQGYILLTTGIILVLHQGIRSLNRALRPDWQKGTTR; encoded by the coding sequence ATGCGTTCGATCGTCAAACGACTGCTATCGCTGAGTCTATTCACTCTACTCATCACGTTCAGTTGTTTTGTCTTGTTACGGTTACTGCCGGGTGATCCGGTCTTGACGTTATTGAATATTGATGAATTATCAGCAACGCCCGAACAAATCGAGGCCGCGCGCCGTGAATTAGGATACGATCAGCCGATGCTCGTCCAGTACGTCCGTTGGCTACAAGACATCCTTACCTTCCGTCTCGGAAACTCGTTACAGACGGGGCGACCGGTCATCGAGATGTTGTTAGAGAGTTATCTCGTGACAGCGGAACTGGCACTTGGCGGTATTTTGGTTGCCTTATTGATCGCCTTACCCCTAGGAATTGGTAGCGCCTTGACGACGCGCCGAAGCGTCGTCCGTCTCGCGCACCTTGTCAGCATGAGCGGAGCGGCCGTGCCCGGTTTTTGGATCGGTCTGTTGCTCGTCGATCTGTTTGCCATCCGTCTCGGGTGGTTACCTGTGATGGGACGGGAAGGGATGACGTCACTCGTCCTCCCGGCTCTATCGCTCGGCTTTCCACTTGCGAGCGTTTATATTCCATTGATTCGACTGAATCTACGCCGTGAACTGAACCAACCGTACATCGAGTTGGCACGGATGCGTGGGATATCCGAGCGAACGATCCTTTGGCGTTATGCGTTACGTGGCAGTGTGCCACCGGTCCTGTCCGTGTTCGGTCTGACGCTGGGCAGTCTTGCCGGGGGTGTCGTCGTCCTCGAAGTTCTGTTCGCGTATCCAGGTGTCGGAAAATTAATGGTCGATGCGATTCTACAACGCGATTACCCACTGATCCAAGGCTACATCTTGCTGACGACAGGCATCATTCTTGTCTTGCATCAAGGTATCCGGTCGTTAAACCGGGCGTTACGACCAGATTGGCAGAAAGGAACAACGAGATGA
- a CDS encoding ATP-binding cassette domain-containing protein, whose translation MIQIRSLHVRAKHVLLHDVNLSLPSHQFICLVGASGSGKTLLLKRLLDRLPDGMSSRGEVISDEPLRRGLDIGYIPQQYTDAFLPFLTMRQMLRDTYRAHGRKIDHPYIDDVLRTLELDPTWLDRYPAELSGGQLQRFAILFAVALKPRLILADELTTALDPVLTRRLLDWLTEYQHQYGATIVFVTHELGPALHYGQQLVLMQDGRIIETGTPQMIEQSRHPFTLALMQAHRTSLEERKSSCHQSYP comes from the coding sequence ATGATTCAGATTCGGAGCTTACACGTTCGGGCGAAACACGTCCTTCTGCATGACGTGAATCTATCGCTACCATCTCACCAATTCATTTGTCTCGTCGGAGCGAGCGGGAGTGGTAAGACGCTCTTGCTGAAACGGTTACTGGATCGATTGCCGGACGGGATGTCGTCGAGGGGAGAAGTCATTTCGGACGAACCCCTGCGACGTGGTCTCGATATCGGTTACATACCGCAGCAGTATACCGATGCGTTTCTTCCGTTTTTAACGATGCGTCAGATGTTACGGGATACATATCGCGCACATGGGCGCAAGATCGATCATCCTTATATCGATGACGTCTTGCGAACACTTGAGTTGGACCCGACCTGGTTGGATCGGTATCCGGCAGAGTTGAGCGGTGGGCAATTACAACGGTTTGCGATTCTGTTTGCTGTCGCCTTAAAACCACGGTTGATTTTAGCGGATGAATTAACGACGGCACTCGATCCCGTCTTGACACGTCGTTTACTCGACTGGTTGACTGAGTACCAACACCAGTACGGGGCAACGATTGTGTTCGTCACCCACGAATTAGGACCTGCCTTACATTATGGTCAGCAACTCGTCTTGATGCAGGATGGACGAATCATCGAGACGGGAACACCACAGATGATCGAGCAAAGTCGTCATCCGTTTACGCTTGCCTTGATGCAAGCACATCGTACGTCACTGGAAGAAAGGAAGAGTTCATGTCACCAGTCTTATCCGTAA
- a CDS encoding antibiotic biosynthesis monooxygenase — MWIVMNQLHVVKGAADQVAARFKTTKGIERMEGFHRMQVLVDISQEEEDIVTIMTTWSNQAAFHAWQESQAYKGVHHKRDNGTSEVKPLVTSNTVTEYAIVADHSAVVE; from the coding sequence ATGTGGATCGTCATGAACCAGTTACACGTCGTCAAAGGTGCAGCAGATCAGGTCGCAGCGCGTTTTAAGACGACGAAAGGAATTGAACGGATGGAAGGGTTCCACCGGATGCAAGTCCTCGTCGATATCAGTCAGGAAGAAGAAGACATCGTCACGATTATGACGACATGGTCGAATCAAGCAGCATTTCATGCATGGCAAGAGAGTCAAGCGTACAAAGGCGTGCACCATAAGCGGGATAACGGAACGTCCGAAGTCAAACCGCTTGTGACGTCGAATACCGTTACGGAATATGCGATCGTCGCTGATCACAGTGCCGTCGTGGAATAA
- a CDS encoding nucleotidyltransferase domain-containing protein, producing the protein MNRGRSISVSHHTEPTQRSLLYRVTNWPSSPESVNKLKTKTRMEWCDWIMPLVASRYPDHCAILLAGSHTREQATAQSDVDVIIFEVSRGQAYRESFIHDGVPVEAFVHSFETIQSFFESDRERGRPSLQRMIADSWTIEDHPRLASIRQEAAQQLADGPIAWTTSEQERARYFLSDMLNDFESVTNRAEGLAIASRLYEQSIEFVLRANRRYIGQGKWAIRALAEFDGDYASRHTLAFESYYQSDDRREVVALVDDYLAPFGGRYFDGFTLGKR; encoded by the coding sequence ATGAATCGTGGGCGATCGATATCGGTCTCGCACCACACCGAGCCGACGCAACGATCGTTGCTGTACCGGGTGACGAACTGGCCGTCTTCTCCGGAATCGGTGAACAAGTTGAAGACTAAGACACGCATGGAGTGGTGCGACTGGATCATGCCGCTCGTTGCGTCACGTTACCCGGATCACTGTGCCATTTTACTTGCCGGCAGTCATACGCGTGAGCAAGCGACCGCTCAATCAGATGTCGATGTGATCATCTTTGAAGTGAGTCGAGGTCAGGCATACCGGGAATCGTTCATTCATGATGGTGTCCCGGTCGAAGCATTCGTCCATTCCTTTGAGACGATTCAGTCGTTTTTCGAGAGTGACCGGGAACGTGGTCGCCCGTCCCTGCAACGAATGATTGCTGACAGTTGGACGATCGAGGATCATCCGCGACTTGCATCTATCCGTCAGGAAGCGGCTCAACAACTAGCGGACGGACCTATCGCGTGGACGACTTCGGAACAAGAGCGCGCACGTTACTTTTTAAGTGATATGCTCAACGACTTCGAGAGTGTGACGAACCGCGCGGAAGGTTTAGCGATTGCGTCACGTTTATATGAACAGAGCATCGAGTTCGTCCTTCGTGCCAATCGTCGCTATATCGGACAAGGGAAGTGGGCGATTCGTGCTCTTGCGGAGTTTGACGGAGACTATGCCAGTCGACATACGCTGGCATTCGAGTCGTATTATCAATCAGATGACCGACGAGAAGTCGTCGCGTTAGTCGATGATTATCTTGCCCCATTCGGCGGGCGTTATTTTGACGGCTTTACGCTCGGTAAACGATAA
- a CDS encoding pentapeptide repeat-containing protein gives MEPTFQIDCTKCFGLCCTALAFSKSSDFGHDKPEATPCRNLDADYSCRIHDRLRDSGYKGCTVYDCFGAGQHLSQQTFEGDDAPKRRQAIYAAFPKMVHLFEMMWYITDGKRDVTRDIHDQLDETLAALTRYAALPADQFERLDLIPVRQTVRPLLEMIASRVQAQYSGRRDQTPRDWVGKQLPGRNFSGASVQNQWLLATNLSHSNLRGVNFLGADLRDCNVKDADLTDALFLTQAQINAAIGNAATQLPRRLLRPSHWR, from the coding sequence ATGGAACCTACATTCCAGATTGATTGTACGAAGTGTTTTGGTTTATGTTGTACCGCACTCGCTTTTTCGAAATCCAGTGATTTTGGTCATGACAAACCGGAAGCAACACCGTGTCGTAATCTTGACGCGGATTACAGCTGTCGCATCCATGACCGGTTACGCGATAGCGGCTACAAAGGCTGTACCGTCTATGATTGTTTTGGTGCCGGACAGCATCTGTCACAGCAGACATTCGAAGGCGATGATGCACCTAAGCGACGCCAAGCGATCTATGCTGCCTTCCCGAAGATGGTTCATTTGTTTGAAATGATGTGGTACATAACCGACGGGAAACGTGATGTCACGCGTGACATCCACGATCAACTCGATGAGACGCTTGCCGCACTGACTCGGTACGCGGCATTACCAGCCGATCAATTTGAACGACTTGACTTGATACCGGTTCGTCAAACCGTCCGACCACTCCTTGAAATGATTGCATCGCGTGTTCAAGCTCAGTATAGCGGAAGACGCGACCAGACACCACGCGACTGGGTCGGAAAACAGCTACCAGGACGTAATTTCTCAGGTGCCAGTGTTCAGAATCAGTGGTTGCTCGCGACGAACTTGTCGCACAGTAACCTGCGCGGAGTCAACTTTCTCGGGGCTGATTTGCGAGACTGTAACGTCAAGGACGCCGATCTGACGGACGCGCTCTTTTTGACACAGGCACAAATCAATGCGGCAATCGGTAATGCCGCGACACAGTTACCGCGTCGCTTACTCCGTCCGTCCCATTGGCGTTAA
- a CDS encoding GNAT family N-acetyltransferase, which produces MLKFQLNENEDGQDWLRQQVRQYNVERSPLHATKRSEGTQAVTLLATRSDQPIGGISGEMYWGWLHIEWFFIVEEERGSGLGTQLFRQLEEWARAADVQRIRVETFSFQALPFYERQGFVEVGRIDDYPPGMSYHLLVKQVD; this is translated from the coding sequence ATGTTGAAATTTCAACTCAATGAAAATGAGGACGGACAGGACTGGCTTAGGCAGCAAGTGCGTCAATATAATGTCGAACGTTCACCGCTTCATGCGACGAAACGCTCCGAGGGAACACAAGCCGTCACATTACTTGCGACGCGTAGTGATCAACCGATCGGCGGCATCTCAGGGGAAATGTACTGGGGCTGGTTACATATTGAGTGGTTCTTCATCGTCGAAGAAGAACGGGGAAGTGGGCTCGGTACTCAGTTATTCCGTCAACTGGAGGAATGGGCACGAGCAGCGGATGTTCAGCGAATTCGCGTCGAGACGTTCTCGTTTCAAGCGCTTCCGTTTTATGAGCGGCAGGGATTCGTCGAAGTCGGACGAATCGATGACTATCCACCAGGGATGAGCTATCATCTGCTCGTCAAACAGGTTGACTGA
- a CDS encoding alpha/beta fold hydrolase, translating to MGTFIQAVDGTKIYVEDVGSGQPVVFLHGWPANNNMFEYQKNLLVEEGYRYVGIDYRGYGKSDAPATGYDYKTMASDINEVIEQLKLTNVTLLGFSMGGGIALSYLLQYGDSKVSKLVLAGAAAPVFTQRDGYPYGMTKEEVDALIADTKQDRPSMLKGFGEIFFAKEHPEPLQQWFHGLSIAASSHGTIQSAIALRDEDLRGKLENIKVDTLIIHGKKDQVCPFEFAEEMQKGIPHARLEVFEESGHGMLLDEQEKFNETLLSYVKGNQTV from the coding sequence ATGGGTACATTCATTCAAGCAGTTGATGGCACGAAGATTTACGTCGAGGATGTCGGGTCGGGTCAACCGGTCGTCTTTTTACACGGCTGGCCGGCAAACAACAACATGTTCGAGTATCAAAAGAATCTGCTCGTCGAAGAAGGGTACCGTTACGTCGGGATCGATTATCGCGGTTATGGCAAATCAGATGCGCCGGCAACGGGATACGATTATAAGACGATGGCGTCCGACATTAATGAAGTCATCGAACAGTTGAAATTAACGAACGTCACGTTGCTTGGCTTCTCGATGGGAGGAGGAATCGCCTTGTCCTATCTCTTGCAATACGGGGATTCAAAAGTCAGTAAACTTGTCCTCGCTGGAGCCGCAGCCCCTGTCTTTACACAACGCGACGGCTATCCATACGGGATGACAAAAGAAGAAGTCGATGCGTTGATTGCCGACACGAAACAGGATCGTCCGTCAATGCTCAAAGGATTCGGGGAAATCTTCTTTGCGAAGGAACATCCAGAACCACTTCAACAATGGTTCCATGGACTTAGTATCGCCGCTTCGTCCCACGGTACGATTCAGTCAGCAATTGCCTTACGTGATGAGGACTTGCGTGGAAAACTCGAGAACATCAAAGTCGATACGTTAATCATCCACGGTAAAAAAGACCAAGTCTGTCCGTTCGAGTTCGCGGAAGAAATGCAAAAGGGAATCCCACATGCACGACTTGAAGTCTTCGAAGAGAGTGGGCACGGTATGTTGCTTGATGAACAAGAGAAGTTCAACGAAACGTTACTGTCGTATGTTAAAGGAAATCAAACCGTCTAA
- a CDS encoding MATE family efflux transporter, whose protein sequence is MVNAQPTHKTYWLLAYPLILSSIATPLLGVTDTVVIGQSGDPRAIGGIAVGAVFFNTIYWLFGFLKVSTTGFSAQASGANDGHALRTSLYRPLFLAACIGLLILLFRQPLEQIGLYLLAPPADLLGAVKTYISYRMIGAPFVLMGYALLGWLIGTGQVKHALFVQLFSTGVNVVLDIGFVYGLDAGVAGIAVATVIAEISIVVCALYLIRGHLAMTRDEWRALTAWHAYRQFFQVNRDLFIRTIFLLLVTGWFTRAGGQFGPDVLAANAILLQIQYLISYWFGGLGHASTVLVGRARGHQDQAGYRTSVRLARTFGFYSVVFWSLVLLFLETPLLQLFTSEEAILDAARDYYFWIIILPLLAGWAMIYEGIFAGRVEATPVRNSMIQAGIGFAVVLLLTPTFGNQGVWAAFLTFFLIRSVSLILVEARR, encoded by the coding sequence ATGGTGAACGCACAACCGACGCACAAAACGTACTGGTTACTCGCGTATCCGCTGATTCTCTCAAGTATTGCGACACCCTTGCTTGGTGTGACCGATACCGTCGTCATCGGTCAATCCGGTGATCCGCGGGCGATCGGCGGCATCGCCGTCGGAGCCGTCTTCTTCAATACGATTTACTGGTTGTTCGGTTTCTTAAAAGTGAGTACGACAGGATTCAGCGCCCAAGCAAGTGGGGCGAATGACGGGCACGCCTTACGGACGTCCCTCTACCGACCGCTGTTTCTAGCAGCTTGTATCGGTCTGCTCATCCTGTTATTCCGACAGCCGCTCGAGCAAATCGGACTGTACTTACTTGCACCACCCGCTGACTTGCTCGGTGCAGTCAAAACGTATATCTCATACCGGATGATCGGCGCACCGTTCGTGTTGATGGGTTATGCGTTACTCGGCTGGTTGATTGGTACCGGTCAGGTCAAGCACGCCTTGTTCGTCCAATTGTTCAGTACAGGAGTCAATGTCGTTCTCGATATCGGATTCGTCTACGGATTGGATGCCGGTGTTGCTGGAATTGCGGTTGCGACCGTCATCGCGGAGATCAGCATCGTCGTCTGTGCTCTGTATCTGATCCGTGGTCATTTGGCGATGACGCGTGATGAATGGCGTGCCTTGACGGCGTGGCACGCGTACCGTCAATTCTTTCAAGTCAATCGTGACTTGTTCATTCGTACGATTTTCCTTCTACTCGTCACTGGCTGGTTCACACGTGCTGGAGGACAATTCGGACCGGATGTCCTCGCAGCCAACGCGATCCTGCTACAAATCCAGTATTTGATTTCGTACTGGTTCGGTGGACTCGGTCATGCGTCAACGGTTCTCGTTGGTCGGGCGAGAGGGCATCAAGATCAGGCAGGATACCGGACGAGTGTCCGTTTGGCACGGACGTTCGGATTTTACTCGGTCGTCTTCTGGTCACTAGTGCTCCTATTCCTTGAAACACCGCTCCTTCAGTTGTTCACTTCAGAAGAGGCGATCTTAGACGCAGCGCGCGATTATTACTTCTGGATCATCATCCTACCGCTTCTCGCCGGTTGGGCGATGATTTATGAAGGCATCTTTGCCGGACGGGTTGAAGCAACACCCGTCCGAAATTCGATGATTCAAGCAGGCATTGGTTTTGCGGTCGTCCTCCTGCTGACACCGACTTTTGGAAATCAGGGCGTCTGGGCAGCGTTTTTGACGTTCTTCTTGATTCGCTCCGTCTCGTTGATTCTCGTAGAGGCAAGACGATGA
- a CDS encoding TetR/AcrR family transcriptional regulator: MPKQVNHEERKRLIAEATWRTISQVGIEQASVRTIAKEAGLSLGALRYYFTTQDELLRFSMDLVQERVQARITTIFEKGGTPEETLCDVLLEVLPYAPEHQLEMQVWFQFMMSAYTSQAVENPDDIYHMVQILLTQIPDGTLRAGLDIELESERLAALVDGLAFHALFRPERLPKERLRHVLVHHLNALFVRPLAIDDK; encoded by the coding sequence ATGCCAAAACAAGTCAATCACGAAGAACGCAAACGCCTCATCGCGGAAGCGACGTGGCGCACGATTTCTCAAGTCGGTATTGAACAAGCCAGTGTTCGGACGATCGCCAAGGAAGCGGGACTCTCGCTGGGTGCTTTGCGGTATTACTTCACGACCCAGGACGAGTTGCTCCGCTTCTCGATGGACCTCGTTCAAGAGCGAGTCCAAGCACGCATCACAACCATTTTTGAGAAAGGAGGAACTCCGGAAGAAACGTTATGTGACGTCTTACTTGAGGTCTTACCTTATGCACCCGAGCATCAGCTCGAGATGCAGGTCTGGTTTCAATTCATGATGTCCGCGTATACATCGCAAGCGGTGGAAAATCCGGATGATATCTACCATATGGTTCAAATACTGTTGACACAGATCCCGGACGGTACACTCCGAGCAGGTTTAGACATTGAGCTTGAGAGTGAACGGCTCGCAGCACTCGTTGACGGGTTAGCCTTTCATGCTCTGTTTCGACCAGAACGATTACCAAAAGAACGCCTGCGTCATGTGCTCGTCCATCACTTGAACGCCCTCTTCGTCCGTCCTTTAGCGATCGACGACAAATAA
- a CDS encoding recombinase family protein: protein MQYFYMRPYPDDPDCSTQQAEADKMNVTTRVIETHDSAKRRTELEQMLETLQTGDEVIVTHLYILADSTRHLIEMLEQMETRGATLWSLREQIRTSERASLSFLETARHLVQLQSDVISMSTRAGLSKAKEQGKQTGRPRKPDENVRRAIAMYQSKNYSLADIREQTGISKSTLYRYLESETIDATDKG, encoded by the coding sequence ATGCAATATTTCTACATGAGACCCTATCCGGATGATCCAGACTGTTCTACGCAACAAGCGGAAGCCGACAAGATGAATGTGACGACACGTGTCATCGAGACGCATGATTCAGCGAAACGACGGACGGAATTAGAACAGATGCTCGAGACCCTTCAGACGGGAGACGAAGTCATCGTCACGCATCTCTACATCTTAGCAGACTCGACGCGGCACTTGATCGAGATGCTCGAGCAGATGGAGACGCGCGGTGCGACGCTGTGGTCACTCCGCGAACAGATTCGGACGAGCGAGCGTGCCTCCTTGTCGTTTCTTGAAACGGCACGCCACCTCGTTCAGCTGCAAAGTGATGTCATCAGCATGTCGACGCGTGCCGGACTCTCAAAAGCAAAAGAACAAGGAAAGCAGACCGGTCGACCGCGGAAGCCGGATGAAAATGTCCGCCGCGCGATCGCGATGTATCAAAGTAAAAATTATTCGCTCGCTGATATCCGCGAACAGACCGGTATTAGTAAAAGTACGTTGTACCGATATCTCGAAAGCGAGACAATCGATGCAACGGATAAAGGCTGA